One Sodalis praecaptivus DNA segment encodes these proteins:
- a CDS encoding sugar transporter, with protein MQTTHSSRRSRARPPFTPRTSRSRAWLRVLCMALAAFIFNTTEFVPVGLLSAIADSFAMTPAQVGLIITVYAWGVALMSLPLMLLTNKMERRALLMGTFALFIASHVLTAFAWNFWVLMCSRIGVALAHAVFWSITASLAIRVGPKGKSAQTLSLLTTGTALAMVLGLPLGRLIGQYLGWRITFGIIGITALAIMLLLWRLLPRLPSNHSGSLSSVPELFRRPALVSIYGITVVVVTAHYTAYSYIEPFMQRVAAAGENFTTMLLLLFGAAGILGSLLFSLLGNRHPTALLVGVIACLMVCLLLLLPLAPHNVGIVLLCVLWGMAMTALALSLQVKVLGMAQDATDVAMALFSGIFNLGIGAGALLGNQVSLFLSMDDIGLVGALIALLGLGLCIWAFRRYRATFRLINLG; from the coding sequence ATGCAAACGACCCATTCCTCCCGCCGTTCCAGGGCCCGCCCGCCGTTTACGCCACGCACCAGCCGCTCAAGAGCCTGGCTACGGGTGCTATGCATGGCGCTGGCGGCCTTTATCTTCAATACCACCGAGTTTGTACCGGTGGGACTTCTCAGCGCTATCGCCGACAGCTTCGCCATGACGCCGGCCCAGGTGGGGTTAATCATCACCGTCTACGCCTGGGGGGTCGCGCTGATGTCGCTCCCGCTAATGCTGCTGACCAATAAGATGGAGCGGCGTGCGTTACTGATGGGCACCTTCGCGCTGTTTATCGCAAGCCATGTCCTCACCGCCTTCGCCTGGAATTTCTGGGTGCTGATGTGCTCGCGCATCGGCGTGGCGCTCGCGCATGCGGTGTTCTGGTCGATTACCGCCTCGCTGGCGATTCGAGTCGGTCCGAAAGGGAAATCGGCGCAAACGCTCAGCCTGCTGACCACCGGGACCGCGCTGGCGATGGTACTCGGGCTCCCGTTGGGAAGGCTTATCGGCCAATATTTGGGCTGGCGTATTACCTTTGGCATTATTGGCATCACCGCGCTGGCGATCATGCTGTTGCTATGGCGCCTGCTGCCGCGTTTGCCGAGCAACCATTCCGGTTCTTTGAGCAGCGTGCCGGAATTGTTTCGCCGCCCCGCGCTGGTCAGCATTTACGGGATTACCGTGGTGGTGGTCACCGCCCATTATACCGCCTATAGCTATATTGAACCCTTCATGCAGCGCGTGGCGGCCGCCGGCGAAAACTTTACCACCATGCTGCTGCTGCTGTTCGGCGCCGCCGGTATCCTCGGCAGCCTGCTATTTTCCCTGTTGGGCAACCGCCATCCCACCGCGTTGCTGGTGGGCGTCATTGCCTGCCTGATGGTGTGCCTGCTCCTGCTGTTGCCGCTGGCGCCGCACAATGTCGGCATTGTGCTGTTGTGCGTGCTCTGGGGAATGGCCATGACCGCCCTCGCCCTCAGTTTGCAGGTGAAAGTGCTCGGTATGGCACAGGACGCCACCGATGTAGCGATGGCGCTGTTTTCCGGCATTTTTAACCTAGGTATCGGCGCCGGCGCGCTGCTGGGTAATCAGGTCAGCCTGTTTCTCTCGATGGACGACATCGGTCTGGTGGGCGCCCTGATTGCCTTGCTGGGCCTGGGGCTGTGTATTTGGGCATTTCGTCGTTACCGCGCCACGTTCCGCCTCATTAATTTGGGCTAA
- a CDS encoding heavy metal sensor histidine kinase, which translates to MKSLSLTARLSLLISTTVLLVMILTGMALYQSLAQQISVRDDAALLNRMDQIRTLLLNEDVLELIRTKPRLFANMLGNTESLLVLRFPGQPPLIEVNPGKATIPDIPAVPAQQPLALKNVRHELARDGTPFISASALAKTRNGPGEVEIITGRLMTERTSTLAGYRHQMLLLIIVATAIAALSVAFLTRRGLRPLHRLAQETAAIDVRHLAWRIRPHHVPRELLALVAAFNQMLDRLETSFQQLSQVSADMAHDLRTPIANLLGQTEVALTQARSLKYYETLLGSNFEELLRLSRMIDSMLFLAQAQDASQAIHCEQVNLATVLPPLADYFEGPAEERQLTMVYPTEGTLWADGDLLRRALANLLANAIRFAQSGSTIRVSVQTQREGVTLSVENHGDTIAAAQQARIFDRFYRVDASRHDSATGSGLGLSIVRSIMQLHHGHCAVVSQDRLTRFTLFFPSRETP; encoded by the coding sequence ATGAAAAGCCTGTCGCTGACCGCGCGCCTGTCGCTGTTGATTTCCACTACCGTGCTGCTGGTCATGATCCTGACGGGGATGGCGCTGTATCAATCGCTGGCGCAACAAATCAGCGTGCGTGACGATGCGGCCCTGCTGAACCGGATGGATCAGATCCGCACCCTGTTGCTCAACGAGGATGTGCTGGAGCTCATTCGTACCAAGCCGCGGCTGTTTGCCAATATGCTCGGCAATACCGAGTCGCTGCTGGTGCTGCGCTTTCCCGGTCAACCGCCGCTTATTGAGGTCAATCCCGGCAAGGCAACCATACCGGACATCCCCGCGGTGCCCGCCCAGCAGCCGCTGGCGCTGAAAAATGTGCGTCACGAGCTTGCGCGCGACGGCACGCCGTTTATCTCCGCCTCCGCCCTGGCGAAAACGCGCAACGGCCCGGGTGAAGTGGAAATTATTACCGGCAGGCTCATGACGGAGCGTACCAGCACGCTGGCGGGTTACCGCCACCAAATGCTGTTGCTGATCATCGTCGCCACCGCCATTGCCGCGCTCAGCGTCGCGTTTCTGACCCGACGCGGGCTGCGCCCCCTGCATCGCCTGGCGCAGGAAACCGCCGCCATCGACGTGCGCCATTTGGCCTGGCGCATCCGGCCACATCACGTACCGCGGGAGCTACTGGCGCTGGTGGCGGCCTTCAATCAAATGCTCGACCGGTTGGAAACCAGCTTTCAGCAGCTCAGCCAGGTGTCGGCCGATATGGCCCACGATCTGCGCACGCCGATTGCCAACCTGCTCGGGCAAACGGAGGTGGCGCTGACGCAGGCGCGCAGCCTCAAATACTATGAAACGCTGCTGGGATCCAACTTTGAAGAGCTGTTGAGATTATCGCGCATGATTGACAGCATGCTGTTTCTGGCGCAGGCGCAGGACGCCAGCCAAGCGATCCATTGCGAACAGGTAAATCTGGCGACGGTGTTGCCGCCGCTGGCGGACTATTTTGAGGGGCCGGCCGAGGAGCGTCAGCTGACAATGGTCTATCCCACGGAGGGCACCCTCTGGGCCGATGGCGACCTGTTGCGGCGCGCGCTCGCCAATTTGCTGGCCAATGCGATCCGCTTCGCACAAAGCGGCAGTACCATCCGGGTAAGTGTCCAAACGCAGCGCGAGGGCGTGACGCTGTCGGTGGAGAACCACGGCGACACCATCGCCGCGGCGCAGCAGGCGCGAATCTTTGACCGTTTCTATCGGGTGGATGCGTCCCGCCACGATTCTGCCACCGGCAGCGGTCTGGGGCTTTCTATCGTGCGCAGCATTATGCAGCTGCATCACGGCCACTGCGCGGTGGTAAGCCAGGATCGCCTAACGCGCTTTACGCTGTTTTTCCCGTCGCGAGAGACGCCATAG
- a CDS encoding tagatose bisphosphate family class II aldolase — protein sequence MPVISSKYLLLKAQREGYAVPAFNIHNLETLQVIVETVAARRSPVILAGTPGTFTYGGTANLVMIARALAAEYQLPLVMHLDHHETLADISAKVHAGIRSVMIDGSALSFERNIALVQSVVAFSHRFDASVEAELGRLGGQEDDVMVAARDELFTSPQAAAEFVDRTGIDSLAVAIGTAHGLYKAAPQLDFARLEQIRQRVSVPLVLHGASGLADEDIRRAIGLGICKVNVATELKMAFAGALKAYLLAHPDATDPRHYMPPAKRAMKGIVDKVITLCGSEGKS from the coding sequence ATGCCTGTTATCTCCAGCAAATACTTGCTGCTGAAAGCGCAACGTGAAGGGTATGCGGTACCGGCGTTTAATATACACAATCTTGAAACGTTGCAGGTGATCGTGGAAACCGTGGCGGCGCGGCGTTCTCCGGTCATTCTAGCCGGAACGCCCGGCACGTTCACCTATGGCGGCACCGCGAATCTGGTCATGATCGCCCGCGCGCTCGCCGCGGAATATCAACTGCCGCTGGTGATGCATCTGGATCATCATGAAACGCTGGCGGATATCAGTGCGAAAGTGCATGCCGGTATTCGCTCGGTGATGATCGACGGCTCGGCGCTGTCGTTTGAGCGCAATATCGCGCTGGTGCAGTCGGTGGTGGCATTCAGTCATCGTTTTGATGCCAGCGTCGAGGCTGAATTGGGACGGCTCGGCGGTCAGGAAGACGATGTGATGGTGGCGGCGCGCGATGAACTGTTTACGTCGCCGCAAGCGGCGGCGGAATTCGTCGACCGTACCGGTATCGATTCTCTCGCCGTGGCGATCGGCACCGCCCACGGGCTGTATAAAGCTGCGCCGCAGCTGGATTTCGCCCGGCTGGAGCAGATACGCCAACGGGTGAGCGTGCCGCTGGTGCTGCACGGTGCGTCCGGTCTGGCGGACGAGGATATTCGCCGTGCCATCGGTCTGGGGATCTGCAAGGTCAATGTGGCTACCGAGCTGAAAATGGCTTTTGCCGGCGCTCTGAAAGCGTATCTGCTTGCGCATCCCGACGCCACCGATCCGCGCCATTATATGCCACCGGCGAAACGGGCGATGAAAGGCATTGTCGACAAGGTGATTACACTTTGCGGCAGTGAAGGCAAAAGTTAA
- a CDS encoding DeoR/GlpR family DNA-binding transcription regulator, translated as MPRKSSNLLKRRLKIAEIVRKQGEIRVESLCEQLGVSGVTIRGDLAYLEQQGYLKRSFGGAISTAAATASQAVAPPVGAVPNRAAELEMALHCARLVADRDTLFLGHGAITRKVIPLLSGRKKLRLIVNDLQHALLADEFIDGEVILAGSEMIRNRHVLAGKTLDSVVQHYTLSHCILQATSLDATGALSGDLPQLAPHYQRVLDMAQMKTLLVTGYPPPEGNHAPAGQLTQLDNLVTCGAVNGFYQQQLFESDFIIRYSNNECFTWTNRDSTGD; from the coding sequence GTGCCGAGAAAATCATCCAACTTACTGAAGCGGCGACTGAAAATCGCTGAGATTGTACGAAAGCAGGGAGAAATCCGGGTCGAGAGTCTTTGTGAGCAGTTGGGCGTGTCCGGCGTCACTATCCGCGGCGATTTGGCTTACCTGGAGCAGCAGGGATATTTAAAACGTTCGTTCGGCGGGGCCATTTCCACCGCCGCCGCCACCGCGTCGCAGGCTGTCGCGCCGCCGGTCGGCGCAGTACCCAACCGTGCCGCTGAGCTGGAGATGGCGCTGCATTGCGCGCGCCTGGTGGCCGATCGGGATACCCTGTTTCTAGGGCACGGCGCCATTACCCGCAAGGTCATCCCCTTGCTGAGCGGTCGGAAAAAGCTGCGGCTCATTGTAAACGACCTGCAGCATGCCCTATTGGCGGATGAGTTTATCGATGGCGAAGTGATCCTGGCAGGCAGCGAAATGATCCGTAATCGTCACGTTTTGGCCGGCAAAACGCTGGACAGCGTCGTGCAACATTACACGCTCTCCCATTGTATTTTGCAGGCCACTTCACTGGACGCCACCGGCGCGCTCAGCGGCGATTTGCCGCAGTTGGCCCCGCATTATCAGCGGGTGCTCGATATGGCGCAGATGAAAACCCTGCTGGTCACCGGTTATCCGCCGCCCGAGGGCAATCACGCGCCGGCCGGCCAATTGACCCAGTTGGACAATCTGGTGACCTGCGGCGCGGTGAATGGATTTTATCAACAGCAGTTGTTCGAGTCGGATTTCATTATCCGCTACAGCAATAATGAGTGTTTTACCTGGACTAATCGGGATTCTACTGGGGATTAA
- a CDS encoding heavy metal response regulator transcription factor: MKILVIDDEPKAREYMRSGLTESGYVVDVASDGREGLFMAQEYHYDLILLDVMMPEVNGWEVMKTLDSLLDTPVIFLTAKSTVDDRIKGLELGADDYLIKPFSFAELLARIRTALRRGMQVKREELLAVADLRLDIAKRRVERAGRRIDLTNKEFNLLQLLMSNPGQVMSRTLIASRVWDMNFDSDTNVVDVAVRRLRQKVDEPFPHPLIHTVHGVGYRCEGDDTP; encoded by the coding sequence ATGAAAATACTGGTCATTGATGATGAGCCCAAAGCACGGGAATATATGCGCAGCGGTTTGACCGAATCCGGTTATGTCGTTGATGTCGCGAGCGACGGCCGCGAAGGGCTGTTTATGGCCCAGGAGTACCATTACGACTTGATACTGCTCGACGTGATGATGCCGGAGGTTAACGGGTGGGAAGTCATGAAAACGCTGGATTCTCTGCTGGATACACCGGTGATTTTTCTTACCGCCAAAAGCACCGTCGACGACCGCATCAAAGGGCTGGAGCTGGGGGCGGACGATTACCTCATCAAGCCTTTCTCCTTTGCCGAACTGCTCGCCCGCATCCGTACCGCGCTGCGGCGCGGCATGCAGGTGAAACGTGAAGAGCTTCTCGCGGTGGCCGACCTGCGGCTGGATATCGCCAAACGGCGCGTGGAGCGGGCCGGCCGGCGAATCGATCTGACCAATAAAGAGTTCAACCTGCTGCAATTGCTAATGTCCAATCCCGGACAGGTGATGAGCCGTACCTTGATAGCCTCGCGGGTCTGGGATATGAATTTCGATAGCGATACCAATGTGGTAGATGTGGCCGTGCGCCGTCTGCGGCAAAAAGTCGACGAACCTTTCCCTCACCCCCTGATCCATACCGTGCACGGCGTGGGCTACCGCTGCGAGGGCGACGATACGCCATGA
- a CDS encoding alpha/beta fold hydrolase, with translation MAGVSTAAQAENVKNIVLVHGAFVGGAGWRPVYDILTQDGYKVTLVQEPLTSFKEDVAATQRVLDQQDGPVILVGHSYGGTIISEAGNDSHVAGLVYIAAHALDVGESSGGNGKKYPNSAHPYVKTPDGFMMLAPANYPGDFAADLPAKQAKFEAQAQMPTAAGIFSTTIDNPAWKTKPSWYMVAKADKIINPDLERMYAQRAKSHTVEVAGASHSVYESHPKEVAALIEQAAAQAVK, from the coding sequence ATGGCGGGCGTCAGCACCGCAGCGCAGGCCGAAAACGTAAAAAACATCGTCCTGGTGCACGGCGCCTTTGTCGGTGGAGCCGGCTGGCGCCCGGTCTATGACATTCTTACCCAAGATGGCTATAAGGTGACGCTGGTGCAGGAGCCCCTGACTTCGTTCAAGGAAGACGTCGCCGCCACCCAACGCGTCCTGGACCAGCAGGACGGCCCCGTCATCCTGGTGGGCCACAGCTACGGCGGTACGATCATCAGCGAAGCGGGCAATGATTCGCACGTGGCGGGCCTGGTGTATATCGCAGCCCATGCGCTGGACGTCGGCGAGTCGAGCGGCGGTAACGGCAAAAAATACCCCAATAGCGCGCATCCGTATGTGAAAACGCCGGATGGTTTTATGATGCTGGCGCCGGCCAATTATCCCGGTGACTTCGCGGCGGATCTGCCCGCCAAACAGGCTAAATTTGAAGCGCAGGCGCAGATGCCCACCGCCGCCGGTATTTTCTCCACGACCATCGACAACCCGGCCTGGAAAACCAAACCCAGCTGGTACATGGTCGCCAAAGCGGACAAAATCATCAATCCGGATTTAGAACGGATGTATGCTCAACGCGCCAAAAGCCATACGGTAGAAGTTGCCGGCGCCAGCCATTCGGTGTATGAATCCCATCCTAAAGAGGTGGCGGCATTGATCGAGCAGGCCGCCGCGCAGGCGGTGAAATGA
- a CDS encoding sugar kinase has protein sequence MSVSICTMGELLVEFLCKNYNQGFTRPGEFLGPYPSGAPAIFAAQVARLGFSSLLFGCVGNDDFGELNIERLRQEGVATEGITRVDKAPTGTAFVSYRTPLERDFIFNIPSSACGFLSPDHIQPALLERCQHFHIMGSSLFSFRIIDAMRKVIQIVKANQGTVSFDPNIRKEMMNIPEMRQAFDYILEYTDIFLPSEGEMPYFAHGRNQSEAAIVADLLAGGVQHVAIKRGGNGASHYQRLRGELRELHVAGYQTPLVDPTGAGDCFGATFVSLLLAGYPVSEALTYANASGALAVSRKGPMEGISTLQEIKRLVLA, from the coding sequence ATGTCTGTGAGCATCTGCACCATGGGTGAGTTACTGGTGGAATTTTTATGTAAAAACTACAACCAGGGCTTTACCCGGCCCGGGGAGTTCCTCGGCCCCTATCCCAGCGGCGCGCCCGCCATTTTCGCCGCGCAGGTCGCCCGGCTGGGTTTCAGTTCGCTGCTGTTCGGCTGCGTCGGCAACGACGATTTCGGCGAGCTTAATATTGAGCGGCTGCGCCAGGAAGGCGTGGCTACCGAGGGGATAACCCGGGTGGACAAAGCCCCCACCGGCACCGCCTTCGTCAGCTATCGTACCCCTCTCGAGCGGGATTTCATTTTTAATATTCCCAGCAGCGCCTGCGGCTTTCTTTCCCCGGATCATATTCAACCCGCCCTGCTTGAACGCTGCCAGCACTTTCATATCATGGGGTCGTCGCTGTTTTCGTTTCGTATTATTGACGCCATGCGCAAAGTGATCCAGATAGTGAAGGCCAATCAAGGAACCGTCTCCTTCGATCCCAATATTCGCAAGGAGATGATGAATATCCCCGAAATGCGTCAGGCGTTCGACTATATCCTGGAATATACCGACATCTTTTTGCCCAGCGAAGGGGAGATGCCCTACTTCGCCCACGGCCGCAATCAATCGGAAGCGGCCATCGTGGCCGACCTACTGGCGGGAGGGGTGCAGCATGTCGCCATCAAACGCGGCGGTAACGGCGCCAGCCATTACCAGCGGCTGCGGGGCGAGCTGCGCGAGCTGCATGTGGCGGGCTACCAGACGCCGCTGGTGGACCCCACCGGCGCGGGCGATTGTTTCGGCGCGACGTTTGTCAGTCTGCTATTGGCCGGCTATCCGGTAAGCGAGGCGCTGACCTATGCTAACGCCAGCGGCGCGCTGGCGGTATCGCGTAAGGGTCCGATGGAGGGTATTTCCACTTTACAGGAAATCAAACGGTTGGTGCTGGCCTAA
- a CDS encoding heme/hemin ABC transporter substrate-binding protein, with protein MPFTLLAEQRVVTIGGDVTEIAFALGGGAEVVARDSTSLQPADQVRRLPDVGYLRQLNAEGILALRPTLVLASELAKPSLALKQVADSGVRVVSVPGESSLSAIDRKIQTVAGALDRTPQGEKLIAQLHEQLNTIPAGTLPVKVLFILSHSGMSAMAAGKDTAADAAIRAAGLENAMQSFSRYQPLSAEGIIASAPDMVLLTADGVKTLGGEQKVWQLPGLAMTPAGKHHRLLVLDDMALLGFGLDTPAAIVKLRTAAARQP; from the coding sequence ATGCCCTTTACGCTGCTGGCCGAACAGCGGGTGGTTACCATCGGGGGCGATGTGACCGAAATCGCGTTTGCCCTGGGTGGCGGTGCGGAGGTGGTGGCGCGCGACAGTACCAGTCTTCAGCCCGCGGATCAGGTGCGCCGCTTACCGGATGTCGGCTACCTGCGGCAATTGAACGCGGAGGGCATTCTGGCTCTGCGCCCGACCCTAGTGCTGGCAAGCGAGCTGGCCAAACCGTCGCTGGCCCTCAAGCAGGTGGCCGATAGCGGGGTACGGGTGGTCAGCGTGCCGGGCGAGAGTTCCCTAAGCGCCATCGACCGCAAAATTCAAACCGTCGCCGGCGCGCTGGACCGCACGCCGCAGGGCGAAAAACTGATTGCCCAATTGCATGAGCAGTTGAACACCATTCCCGCCGGCACGCTGCCGGTCAAAGTACTCTTCATTCTTAGCCATAGCGGCATGTCGGCGATGGCCGCCGGTAAAGATACCGCCGCAGATGCGGCTATTCGCGCCGCCGGGCTGGAAAACGCCATGCAGAGCTTCAGCCGTTATCAGCCGCTATCCGCGGAGGGCATCATCGCCAGCGCGCCGGATATGGTGCTGCTGACCGCTGACGGGGTAAAAACTCTCGGCGGCGAGCAGAAAGTCTGGCAATTACCGGGACTGGCGATGACGCCGGCGGGGAAACATCACCGGCTGCTGGTGCTGGACGATATGGCGCTGCTGGGTTTCGGTCTGGATACGCCAGCGGCGATAGTCAAGCTGCGCACGGCCGCGGCCAGGCAGCCCTGA